From Actinopolyspora lacussalsi, a single genomic window includes:
- a CDS encoding uncharacterized protein (DUF849 family) (product_source=COG3246; cath_funfam=3.20.20.70; cog=COG3246; pfam=PF05853; superfamily=51366) codes for MTAPSTDPASSRARPGTIITVAVTGAHAKADVPALPVGSEEVAAAAASCARVGASVIDLEPRHDTSVPDVVAAVHNRTDLVVRVAAYARSETLTTLLDSGAEVLTCPVDAPEDFVAALREGARARGIAVHHEVRELEQLDTLRVRCAAETGPVHAVLVFGSAADSGMHGDPETLSRAVARLPAGASYTVTGLDDTAVPMLLATLATNGHVRVGMADTLEYSPGEPVRDNAQLVARAAGVAKIAQRLPLSVSHVRGVFGLSG; via the coding sequence ATGACAGCGCCGTCAACCGATCCAGCCAGCTCGCGGGCGCGACCGGGAACGATCATCACGGTCGCGGTGACGGGAGCCCACGCGAAAGCCGATGTCCCCGCACTGCCGGTGGGCAGCGAGGAGGTCGCCGCGGCGGCGGCTTCCTGTGCACGGGTGGGTGCTTCCGTCATCGACCTGGAGCCACGACACGACACCTCGGTTCCGGACGTGGTGGCCGCTGTCCACAACCGGACGGACCTGGTGGTGCGGGTGGCCGCCTACGCCCGGTCGGAAACCCTGACCACCCTGCTGGACTCCGGCGCCGAAGTGCTGACCTGTCCGGTGGACGCACCGGAGGACTTCGTCGCCGCACTGCGGGAAGGAGCGCGGGCACGGGGGATCGCGGTGCACCACGAGGTACGGGAGCTGGAACAGCTGGATACGCTGCGAGTGCGTTGCGCGGCGGAAACCGGGCCGGTGCACGCGGTTCTGGTCTTCGGTTCGGCCGCCGACTCCGGTATGCACGGTGACCCGGAGACGTTGAGCAGGGCCGTGGCACGGCTGCCGGCGGGGGCGAGCTACACGGTCACCGGTCTGGACGACACGGCAGTGCCGATGCTGCTGGCCACGTTGGCGACGAACGGGCACGTCCGGGTGGGAATGGCGGACACACTGGAGTACTCGCCGGGAGAACCGGTGCGGGACAACGCACAACTGGTGGCACGTGCGGCTGGCGTGGCGAAGATAGCGCAGCGATTGCCGCTGTCGGTATCCCACGTTCGTGGAGTGTTCGGCCTGTCCGGGTGA
- a CDS encoding Fur family ferric uptake transcriptional regulator (product_source=KO:K03711; cath_funfam=1.10.10.10; cog=COG0735; ko=KO:K03711; pfam=PF01475; superfamily=46785), translating into MRQDDERGTNTTPSGAGPARSATKPALRSTLHRRGRRMTPQRQLVLDAVRELAHATPEQVCRHVQRTTPTVNITTVYRALDLLEQLGLVRHTHLGHGAPTYSVEEHEHVHLVCHSCGGIDEVPCEWFEELGGLLRSERGFALDATHLALSGTCATCLAEEADQDGNIEAPHGADPVESDPVESD; encoded by the coding sequence CGACGAACGGGGCACGAACACGACACCGTCGGGCGCGGGTCCGGCGCGGAGTGCCACGAAACCCGCGCTGCGCAGCACGCTGCACCGGCGGGGCAGGCGCATGACCCCGCAACGCCAGCTGGTGCTGGACGCCGTGCGGGAACTGGCCCACGCGACCCCGGAGCAGGTGTGCCGACACGTCCAGCGCACGACGCCGACGGTCAACATCACCACCGTCTACCGTGCCCTCGACCTGCTGGAGCAGCTCGGGCTGGTGCGGCACACCCACCTGGGACACGGGGCTCCCACATACTCCGTGGAGGAGCACGAACACGTGCACCTGGTCTGCCACAGCTGCGGCGGGATCGACGAGGTCCCCTGCGAGTGGTTCGAAGAGCTCGGTGGGCTGCTGCGCAGCGAACGCGGCTTCGCGCTGGACGCCACCCATCTCGCGCTGTCCGGGACCTGCGCCACCTGCCTGGCCGAGGAGGCGGACCAGGACGGGAATATCGAAGCTCCGCACGGAGCTGACCCTGTCGAGAGCGACCCTGTCGAGAGCGACTGA
- a CDS encoding hypothetical protein (product_source=Hypo-rule applied; pfam=PF14342; smart=SM01409; superfamily=53271; transmembrane_helix_parts=Inside_1_12,TMhelix_13_32,Outside_33_41,TMhelix_42_64,Inside_65_76,TMhelix_77_99,Outside_100_108,TMhelix_109_131,Inside_132_150): MSTPGASWAMAASATLHCLTGCAIGEVLGMVIGTALGLHNAATVALAVVLAFVFGYSLTMRGVLRAGVGFKRALRLALAADTLSIAVMELVDNLVMVGIPGAMHAGLAGWFFWAALAFALAMAFLLALPVNKWMIGRGLGHAVVHGAHAH; the protein is encoded by the coding sequence ATGTCGACACCAGGAGCTTCCTGGGCCATGGCCGCTTCGGCGACGCTGCACTGTCTGACCGGCTGCGCCATCGGCGAGGTACTCGGGATGGTGATCGGAACCGCGCTGGGGCTGCACAACGCCGCGACCGTCGCTCTCGCCGTCGTGCTGGCGTTCGTGTTCGGCTACAGCCTCACCATGCGCGGTGTGCTGCGTGCCGGGGTGGGGTTCAAGCGCGCGCTGCGGTTGGCCCTCGCCGCCGACACCCTCTCGATCGCGGTGATGGAGCTGGTGGACAACCTGGTGATGGTGGGCATCCCCGGGGCGATGCACGCCGGGCTGGCCGGCTGGTTCTTCTGGGCGGCGCTGGCGTTCGCGCTGGCGATGGCTTTCCTGCTGGCGTTGCCGGTGAACAAGTGGATGATCGGTCGTGGTCTGGGGCACGCCGTGGTGCACGGCGCGCACGCGCACTGA
- a CDS encoding hypothetical protein (product_source=Hypo-rule applied; pfam=PF11273) — MGRGRAKAKQTKVARELKYNSPSVDLGALERELSSDYTPEWYEEEDYYDDDRDDDHRS; from the coding sequence ATGGGGCGCGGCCGTGCCAAGGCCAAGCAGACGAAAGTGGCCCGCGAGCTGAAGTACAATTCCCCCAGTGTTGACCTCGGGGCGTTGGAGCGTGAACTTTCCTCTGACTACACCCCTGAGTGGTACGAAGAGGAAGATTACTACGACGATGACAGGGACGACGACCACCGAAGCTGA
- a CDS encoding phosphoribosylformylglycinamidine cyclo-ligase (product_source=KO:K01933; cath_funfam=3.30.1330.10,3.90.650.10; cog=COG0150; ko=KO:K01933; pfam=PF00586,PF02769; superfamily=55326,56042; tigrfam=TIGR00878), which yields MSEDLLAGSNSGPSDPEGPAATYADAGVSIEAGDEAVERMRPLAARATRPEVLGSIGGFAGLFQLKLDRWTEPVLASSTDGVGTKLAIAQAMDIHDTVGVDLVAMVVDDLVVCGAEPMFLQDYIATESVDPDRISSLVKGVSDGCVQAGCALLGGETAEHPGMMAPGEYDISATGVGVVEADDMLGPDRVRPGDVLIGMRSSGLHSNGFSLVRRVLLEQARMPLNGHVEEFGRTLGEELLEPTRIYAKECLSLAAEAEVRAFAHITGGGLAANLERVLPSGLSAVIDRGTWTPDPVFGLIGQRGRLDNAEMERTFNMGVGMVAVVAAEDVDRALAVSTARHLPAWVLGEVAKDSTGSETGERVVLRGNHPRF from the coding sequence GTGTCCGAAGACCTGCTGGCAGGGTCGAATTCCGGTCCCTCCGATCCGGAGGGCCCCGCAGCCACCTATGCCGATGCCGGGGTCAGTATCGAAGCGGGCGATGAGGCCGTCGAGCGGATGCGTCCCCTGGCGGCCCGTGCCACGCGCCCCGAGGTGCTCGGCTCCATCGGTGGCTTCGCCGGCTTGTTCCAGCTCAAACTCGACCGTTGGACCGAACCGGTGCTCGCCTCCTCGACCGACGGGGTGGGCACGAAGCTCGCGATCGCGCAGGCCATGGACATCCACGACACCGTGGGTGTCGACCTGGTGGCGATGGTGGTCGACGATCTGGTGGTCTGCGGCGCCGAGCCCATGTTCCTGCAGGACTACATCGCCACCGAGTCGGTCGATCCGGACCGGATAAGCAGTCTGGTCAAAGGGGTCTCCGACGGCTGCGTCCAGGCGGGATGCGCGCTGCTCGGCGGTGAGACCGCCGAGCACCCCGGCATGATGGCCCCCGGTGAGTACGACATCTCGGCCACCGGCGTCGGCGTGGTCGAGGCCGACGACATGCTGGGGCCGGACCGGGTTCGCCCCGGGGACGTGCTGATCGGGATGCGTTCGTCCGGGCTGCACTCCAACGGGTTCTCGCTGGTTCGCCGCGTACTGCTCGAACAGGCCAGGATGCCGCTCAACGGGCACGTCGAGGAGTTCGGGCGCACGCTCGGTGAGGAGCTGCTGGAACCGACGCGCATCTATGCCAAGGAGTGCCTGTCGCTGGCGGCCGAAGCCGAGGTGCGTGCCTTCGCGCACATCACCGGTGGCGGGCTCGCCGCCAACCTCGAACGCGTGTTGCCTAGCGGGCTCAGCGCCGTGATCGACCGGGGGACCTGGACGCCGGATCCGGTTTTCGGGTTGATCGGGCAGCGCGGCAGGTTGGACAACGCCGAGATGGAGCGCACCTTCAACATGGGGGTGGGCATGGTGGCCGTGGTGGCCGCCGAGGACGTGGACCGTGCGCTGGCCGTCTCCACCGCCAGGCATCTGCCCGCCTGGGTGCTGGGTGAGGTGGCCAAGGACTCCACGGGCTCCGAGACCGGGGAGCGGGTCGTGCTGCGGGGGAACCACCCCAGGTTCTGA
- a CDS encoding hypothetical protein (product_source=Hypo-rule applied; superfamily=143592), producing the protein MIEVRPGGRRRIDRVLDPEFAGGLEQRDLDEVRSLRDEAAQEETDLSYLRRMLHARIDIVRAEQRRRAENGSATVVEELVGILSDNAVGPATGSGRYQTVEPSRVEAHRRHVEALVSDVDLSDVMSLSAAKLDAALRAFESEEESVSTRRKQVQAVVDALNDEIARRYREGVASVDELLAAERDGH; encoded by the coding sequence GTGATCGAAGTGCGCCCCGGGGGCCGCCGACGCATCGACCGGGTTCTGGACCCGGAGTTCGCGGGCGGTCTGGAACAACGTGATCTCGATGAAGTCCGCTCGTTGCGGGACGAAGCCGCACAGGAGGAGACCGACCTGTCCTATCTGCGCCGGATGCTGCACGCGCGGATCGACATCGTGCGGGCGGAACAGCGCAGACGCGCCGAGAACGGTTCCGCCACGGTGGTGGAGGAACTGGTCGGCATCCTCTCGGACAACGCCGTCGGACCGGCCACCGGTTCGGGGCGGTACCAGACTGTGGAACCCTCGCGGGTCGAGGCGCACCGCAGGCACGTGGAGGCACTGGTCTCGGATGTGGACCTGTCCGACGTGATGTCGCTGTCGGCCGCGAAGCTCGACGCCGCGCTGCGGGCCTTCGAGTCGGAGGAGGAGTCCGTCTCCACCAGGCGCAAGCAGGTGCAGGCGGTGGTCGACGCACTCAACGACGAGATCGCCCGACGGTATCGCGAGGGCGTCGCCTCGGTGGACGAATTACTGGCCGCGGAAAGGGACGGGCATTGA
- a CDS encoding folate-binding protein YgfZ (product_source=TIGR03317; cath_funfam=3.30.1360.120; cog=COG0354; ko=KO:K06980; pfam=PF01571,PF08669; superfamily=101790,103025; tigrfam=TIGR03317): MNSPLLELPGAVPAPEDSPDFGVPWHFGDPFGEQRAAARGAAIVDRSHRQVIAVPGGERLSWLHLVLSQHLTELAEDRGTEALVLDNQGRVDSHMMVAHHDEVVYLDCEAGSRATSALPTMGTDGTQSLPEYLEAMRFWSDVQPREATEEFAVFTVIGPRAGEVLEESGVTVPAEPYGVSGLPGGGLVRHVPFRQIFTVDLLVPRDSMVDWWMRLTGNGARRTGSMTYEALRVEALRPRVGLDTDDRAIPHELGWIHTAAHVAKGCYRGQETVAKVHNVGKPPRRMLLLHLDGSVEIRPETGDPVLHGERTVGRVGSVVLHHELGPVALALLKRSAPVDEELLAGDAEQERQVAAAVDPESVPPDTGEPPGRIAAQRVRGH, from the coding sequence ATGAACTCACCGCTGCTCGAACTTCCCGGTGCGGTGCCCGCACCCGAGGACTCCCCCGATTTCGGGGTGCCGTGGCACTTCGGCGACCCGTTCGGGGAGCAGCGCGCGGCCGCGCGTGGCGCCGCGATCGTGGATCGTTCGCACCGGCAGGTGATCGCGGTGCCGGGCGGGGAGCGTCTGAGCTGGCTGCACCTGGTGCTGTCCCAGCACCTCACCGAACTGGCGGAGGACCGGGGCACCGAGGCGCTGGTGCTGGACAACCAGGGCCGGGTGGACAGCCACATGATGGTGGCCCACCACGACGAGGTGGTCTACCTGGACTGCGAGGCAGGCTCCAGGGCGACCAGCGCACTGCCCACCATGGGCACCGACGGCACCCAGTCGCTGCCGGAGTACCTGGAGGCGATGCGCTTCTGGTCCGACGTCCAGCCGCGCGAGGCCACCGAGGAGTTCGCCGTGTTCACCGTGATCGGGCCACGGGCCGGCGAGGTGCTCGAGGAGTCCGGCGTGACGGTGCCCGCCGAACCCTACGGGGTGAGCGGACTGCCCGGCGGTGGCCTGGTGCGGCACGTGCCGTTCCGGCAGATCTTCACCGTGGACCTGCTGGTGCCTCGGGATTCGATGGTCGACTGGTGGATGCGGTTGACCGGGAACGGCGCGCGCAGAACGGGCAGCATGACCTACGAGGCGCTGCGCGTGGAGGCGCTGCGCCCCCGAGTGGGACTGGACACCGACGACCGCGCCATCCCGCACGAGTTGGGCTGGATCCACACCGCGGCTCACGTGGCCAAGGGCTGCTACCGCGGCCAGGAGACCGTGGCCAAGGTGCACAACGTGGGCAAGCCGCCGCGCAGGATGCTGCTGCTGCACCTGGACGGTTCGGTGGAGATACGTCCCGAGACCGGTGATCCGGTGCTGCACGGCGAGCGCACCGTGGGGCGGGTGGGCAGCGTGGTGCTGCACCACGAGCTCGGTCCGGTGGCGCTGGCGCTGTTGAAGCGCTCGGCCCCCGTGGACGAGGAGCTGCTGGCCGGCGATGCCGAGCAGGAACGCCAGGTGGCCGCGGCGGTGGACCCGGAGTCGGTGCCCCCGGACACCGGGGAGCCGCCGGGCAGGATCGCCGCGCAGCGGGTCCGCGGGCACTGA
- a CDS encoding hypothetical protein (product_source=Hypo-rule applied) has protein sequence MPEPFVAYMRVYEPLSSFESPRREQLSEALDQGAVDPVGVGSREQNRWLRTQLSIRPRLLPGEAVDGTAQGPDEVLALDVEEVPTGESSAVGPGPLVCPLDLRGRAAAALVGFIGAADPPLRTAALNVPEDTAKSKASAVVQELSDSAVHVISSTWTIPLPWFAVVDPEQRTVLHDEHGRIKRLYWLTSMADARRRVSRAHTVTRNTLGDEGPPKILRETGRWLERFHPHAAVELDYGGLVQMMSDADLEADSSAEDVHAIVDAMELGHTTEVGERYEALREFWAELAAHERYN, from the coding sequence GTGCCGGAGCCGTTCGTCGCCTACATGAGGGTGTACGAGCCCCTGTCGTCATTCGAGTCGCCCCGACGTGAACAGCTCTCCGAAGCGCTGGATCAGGGTGCTGTGGATCCGGTCGGAGTGGGATCTCGGGAACAGAACAGGTGGCTGCGTACCCAACTGTCCATCCGTCCGCGCCTGCTTCCGGGTGAAGCGGTCGACGGTACCGCCCAGGGGCCGGACGAGGTGCTGGCCCTCGACGTCGAGGAGGTTCCCACGGGGGAGTCCTCCGCCGTGGGGCCGGGACCGCTCGTCTGCCCGCTGGACCTGCGCGGTCGCGCCGCCGCCGCGCTGGTCGGTTTCATCGGCGCGGCGGACCCGCCGCTGCGAACAGCCGCCCTGAACGTTCCCGAGGACACCGCCAAGTCCAAGGCCTCCGCCGTGGTGCAGGAGCTCTCCGACAGCGCGGTCCACGTGATCTCCTCGACCTGGACCATCCCGCTGCCGTGGTTCGCCGTGGTGGATCCGGAGCAGCGCACCGTGCTCCACGACGAGCACGGGCGGATCAAGCGGCTCTACTGGCTGACCTCGATGGCGGACGCCCGCAGGCGGGTCTCCCGGGCGCACACCGTCACGAGGAACACCCTCGGTGACGAGGGGCCACCGAAGATCCTGCGGGAGACCGGGCGCTGGCTGGAACGGTTCCACCCCCACGCGGCCGTCGAACTGGACTACGGCGGTCTGGTGCAGATGATGTCCGACGCGGATCTGGAAGCGGACTCCTCCGCCGAGGACGTGCACGCGATCGTCGACGCCATGGAGCTCGGTCACACCACCGAAGTGGGGGAGCGCTACGAGGCGTTGCGCGAGTTCTGGGCCGAGCTGGCCGCGCACGAACGCTACAACTGA
- a CDS encoding L-asparaginase II (product_source=COG4448; cog=COG4448; pfam=PF06089; superfamily=88697) has protein sequence MNEQVELTPLVELVRGEIREGLHHGSVVVLAPDGRVSHFAGEVNRPMYPRSANKPAQAVGMLRAGLRLDEEVDLAMAAASHNGEPEHVLRTREVLHRHDLTEDALSCPTDWPLREDERDRRASEGFGKQRITMNCSGKHAAMLATCTQRGWATEDYLDPKHPLQIDLHEAVSDLAGEPIDSVSVDGCGAPLFALSLTGLARTFRNMVTAATDTPERRVADAMRANPWFVAGTEREDTLLMRAVPGLLSKSGVEGVLALALPDGHAIALKIADGSARARLPVAVAALRAVGVDDENLAELAESGVLGGGRRMGTVRALKGLFD, from the coding sequence TTGAACGAGCAGGTCGAGCTGACTCCGCTGGTGGAGCTGGTTCGTGGCGAGATCCGGGAAGGGCTGCACCACGGATCCGTGGTGGTACTGGCGCCGGACGGGCGGGTGTCGCACTTCGCGGGTGAGGTCAACCGCCCGATGTACCCGCGTTCGGCGAACAAACCGGCGCAGGCGGTGGGAATGCTGCGGGCCGGGCTGCGGCTGGACGAGGAGGTCGATCTCGCCATGGCGGCGGCGTCCCACAACGGGGAGCCGGAACACGTGCTGCGCACCAGGGAGGTGCTGCACCGCCACGACCTGACCGAGGACGCGCTGAGCTGCCCCACCGACTGGCCGCTGCGGGAGGACGAGCGGGACCGGCGTGCCTCCGAGGGATTCGGCAAGCAGCGCATCACCATGAACTGCTCGGGCAAGCACGCCGCGATGCTGGCCACCTGCACGCAGCGGGGTTGGGCCACCGAGGACTACCTGGATCCCAAGCATCCGCTGCAGATCGACCTGCACGAGGCCGTGTCCGACCTGGCGGGCGAACCGATCGACTCGGTCTCGGTGGACGGCTGCGGGGCTCCGCTGTTCGCGCTCTCGCTGACCGGGCTCGCCCGTACGTTCCGGAACATGGTCACCGCGGCCACCGATACGCCCGAACGGCGGGTGGCCGACGCCATGCGGGCGAACCCGTGGTTCGTGGCGGGGACCGAGCGCGAGGACACGCTGCTGATGCGCGCGGTCCCGGGCCTGTTGAGCAAGTCGGGGGTCGAGGGCGTGCTGGCGCTGGCACTGCCCGACGGGCACGCGATCGCCCTGAAGATCGCGGACGGCTCGGCGCGGGCCAGGCTGCCGGTGGCGGTGGCCGCGCTGCGCGCGGTGGGGGTCGACGACGAGAACCTGGCGGAACTGGCGGAGAGCGGCGTGCTGGGCGGAGGTCGCCGGATGGGCACCGTCCGCGCGCTCAAGGGACTGTTCGACTGA